From one Lotus japonicus ecotype B-129 chromosome 3, LjGifu_v1.2 genomic stretch:
- the LOC130749117 gene encoding protein ASYMMETRIC LEAVES 2-like isoform X1, which yields MKVERRKTTMASSSSSPCAACKFLRRKCQPECVFAPYFPPDQPHKFASVHRIFGASNVSKLLNELQPHQREDAVNSLAYEAHMRLRDPINGCVGVISILHHQLRKLQMDLLLAKNELSKIQNFGLAMAGQNLAATTAAAAAANMAATAAATTIPQHMTNMSGGGIGGSGWDNYLHYHHHRHQFFPRDVVSNFDSGSSYEANPLAINNTSQQLSSFVQLNQLQLPSAAASVDNRLTTVHPSLGFMEARHN from the exons ATGAAAGTGGAGCG TAGAAAGACTACTATGGCCTCTTCTTCGAGTTCACCATGTGCAGCATGCAAGTTTCTGCGGAGGAAGTGTCAACCGGAGTGCGTGTTTGCGCCATACTTCCCACCTGATCAGCCGCACAAGTTTGCAAGTGTTCACAGAATCTTCGGTGCCAGCAATGTCTCCAAGCTTCTCAATGAGTTGCAACCCCACCAGCGTGAAGATGCTGTGAACTCCCTCGCCTATGAAGCTCATATGCGCCTCCGTGACCCTATCAATGGCTGTGTAGGAGTCATCTCCATCCTTCACCACCAGCTCCGCAAGCTCCAAATGGACCTTCTCCTCGCCAAAAATGAGCTCTCTAAAATCCAAAACTTTGGCTTGGCAATGGCAGGCCAAAATCTTGCTGCTACTACAGCCGCAGCTGCAGCAGCCAACATGGCCGCCACTGCTGCTGCCACTACCATCCCTCAGCATATGACAAACATGAGCGGCGGTGGGATTGGTGGCAGTGGTTGGGATAACTACCtacattatcatcatcatcgcCATCAGTTTTTTCCAAGGGATGTAGTTAGTAACTTTGATTCAGGGAGCAGCTATGAGGCTAATCCCTTGGCCATTAACAACACCTCTCAACAACTTTCCAGTTTTGTGCAACTAAATCAGCTTCAGCTTCCTAGTGCTGCTGCGTCGGTTGATAACCGTCTCACTACTGTCCATCCCTCTTTAGGGTTTATGGAGGCAAGACATAATTAA
- the LOC130749117 gene encoding protein ASYMMETRIC LEAVES 2-like isoform X2: MASSSSSPCAACKFLRRKCQPECVFAPYFPPDQPHKFASVHRIFGASNVSKLLNELQPHQREDAVNSLAYEAHMRLRDPINGCVGVISILHHQLRKLQMDLLLAKNELSKIQNFGLAMAGQNLAATTAAAAAANMAATAAATTIPQHMTNMSGGGIGGSGWDNYLHYHHHRHQFFPRDVVSNFDSGSSYEANPLAINNTSQQLSSFVQLNQLQLPSAAASVDNRLTTVHPSLGFMEARHN; the protein is encoded by the coding sequence ATGGCCTCTTCTTCGAGTTCACCATGTGCAGCATGCAAGTTTCTGCGGAGGAAGTGTCAACCGGAGTGCGTGTTTGCGCCATACTTCCCACCTGATCAGCCGCACAAGTTTGCAAGTGTTCACAGAATCTTCGGTGCCAGCAATGTCTCCAAGCTTCTCAATGAGTTGCAACCCCACCAGCGTGAAGATGCTGTGAACTCCCTCGCCTATGAAGCTCATATGCGCCTCCGTGACCCTATCAATGGCTGTGTAGGAGTCATCTCCATCCTTCACCACCAGCTCCGCAAGCTCCAAATGGACCTTCTCCTCGCCAAAAATGAGCTCTCTAAAATCCAAAACTTTGGCTTGGCAATGGCAGGCCAAAATCTTGCTGCTACTACAGCCGCAGCTGCAGCAGCCAACATGGCCGCCACTGCTGCTGCCACTACCATCCCTCAGCATATGACAAACATGAGCGGCGGTGGGATTGGTGGCAGTGGTTGGGATAACTACCtacattatcatcatcatcgcCATCAGTTTTTTCCAAGGGATGTAGTTAGTAACTTTGATTCAGGGAGCAGCTATGAGGCTAATCCCTTGGCCATTAACAACACCTCTCAACAACTTTCCAGTTTTGTGCAACTAAATCAGCTTCAGCTTCCTAGTGCTGCTGCGTCGGTTGATAACCGTCTCACTACTGTCCATCCCTCTTTAGGGTTTATGGAGGCAAGACATAATTAA